The genomic DNA ACGTGGAGGGTAGCTCAGGCAGTCTGTACATGCTCGAATAGTAGACACAAAGAATACAGAGTGTGTCCTGGAATCGGTCCAACTCTACCTGGACAACACAAACAATCCAACATTATGCTTTTGCCAGTCAAACTgaagagaaacaaagaagacATACAGTACGTGcctgaacaccataaacacaacAAGGACAGAAATGAAGCAAAGGAACaggtacaaaacacacagaataaaaggaaatagTTTATAACATGAGCTTATAAACTACAGAATTGAAAtggcaataaaaaaagtttgttcAGTCAAATGGTGACACAGAAACAGAAGAGTTACCTGCACGAGTACAGAGTGGTGGTTGACGAGGACGGCAGTGTGTTCTTCCAACCAGCCGTCACCCATGAGAGCAGCCTTCTctttctcatcctcctccttacGCTTGTCACTAATGTCCCACAAACGTTCACGCAGTTCCTGCAAACATATCACAACATCTctatatatttgatattttcatttttaagcaggtctttaaaaaaaaatttcaatgaTCAGTTTAAGAATATTTgtattctattatattttaaattgttCTCACATCTAGTCTCAGATATAGCTCTGCTTTGGTCTCCTTGTCTTCTCTCATATCATCAGGTATGCTGTTGAAGTCCTTCTGCCAATGAGACACTAACTCCTGCTTCAAGTCTGGACGCCCCAGGTAATGCTTGTACTCCTCTCTACGGATACAGGGAACCAGGTGAGACTTACATAGTAATACATGTCATATTTATCAGAGATCATTTTGTAATAATTTTCTGTTAACATAAATGTCCTCTtttatttgtaaagtatttCTGACAAAGGAGCTAATGGTATTACCATTTGGGTCACATCCAAAAATAACTGTATTCAGAGGCTAATCATAAATACTCAACTTTCATACTGCATCTGCAGCTATAAACTTACATGAAACCTAATATTAAACAGGATAAAAGGATCAATTCTATTAATTGTAGCTAACAAGATATTAGTGTCTCTGCAAATGTGTGTGGCTACCGACTTAGATTTACAAGGCATAAATGTATTGCTAGCTTTTCATGTCATCAAATATTCAGATGTAAGAATGCATGAACACACATTATGCATCTTCAGCTATAggtaacaaatataaaaaatggagaaaagacAGGCACAGAAATGTATCCATTATGCAAATGCTTAGTTATGTACTTATCTGCACTCAGTGTAAGACATGAAATCTACCATGTTCACACTACTTCAAAGGCCTGGCAGAATACCTGATGTTGAATAGGTGATGGTTAATAACAGTGCATTGTGAGCGCAGCTGCTGCATCACTGTCTTTATGTTGTTCACATAAGAATCACACACTGCGTCCCAACGGGGGCGCAGGTACTCTGGGATCTCCTAGAGATGGAGATGGGGAGGGGAAAAGATGAACGAAGCAGGGAACATGGGAGGAtgatgaaacaaaacaagacacagtGTAATGCAACAGATCACATGAcatgtattttcatttaattgaaACATATTCTGAAAGGCAACACAGGTAGGAAACCACAGGTCCACTGGCTAAATCATGTTAGAGGGCCATCTTGTGGCACCCCCCAGTGAGTGCATCTGAATGTCATGTCATAATGTCACTGACATGACTTTTCAGGGAAGAAAGAGATTATGAGAGTGCACTTCCAACTCTGATAAGCAAAACAAATAGAAATAGAATTTTGATCTTACTGGAGGAAGGGATTCCGCCACATAGACCCAGCTGGATGAACCTGGGAAGGAAGAGGCAGGGCCTCCCTGAGAGTCCTCATTGGTCACTGGGGAAGTTGACACCTTCCTAGAGTTACCTATAAGAAAAGTACAAAAATCAGCACTATAAGAAAGTCAAaagattcatatttatttaatgttaattaatgatgatgattattattattattattattattagtaataataataataataataataataataataatattatattatttaatgatATCTAAATTATCTTAAACAAGTCTACCAGCAATTGTCAGTAGAATGCTATTAAAGCCATAAATGGCATATATGACCCTTTTCTTTGGACAGTATATTCAAACAGACTCAATGGCCTCACAGGTGACGTTTGTATCCAAATATTTACGATATCAGTTTGGTACATTTGAAACATAAAGTGTGTCTGTATTCTGTATGTTAAGAAAACACATGTACCGTCCACTAAGTCATTATCAGTTGGGGCTTCGTCTGTGAGACCCTGAGGTTGGTCTACAGGGCGAGGTGTagctgatgaggaggagtaAGGAGCTTTCCCACTGTCCAACACTACATCTTCACCAGAAAGAGTGGCAGGAGCTGCTGAGGGAATATATCAGAATAGTGTGAGTAAATATTGTGTTTCCTTCAGGGAAGACTATACATCGTTTAGTGTAGAAACAAAATCTCATCATCAGTGTCTgaagagcaaaaaaaataattttctttcCTAATCTTATGGAACTATGACAAAATTTGATTCTGAGCACAACAACTTTGAGTCTATTAACATTCACTAAAATACTAAAATGTCAACCAGTTACCTTCCTGTGGTGGCATCATAGCTTGCATCATAACGTGCTCCAGGACAGACTCCACCCTTTTGTTAAGCTCCTCCTCATCTACATCTGCATCAATGCGGACCAAAATGTTTTGCTTTCCACCAAACCATTTCTCTAGTTTTGGCCAGGTGTCATGAAAAGCTGTGATTCTTGAGGGGGGGATGTTAGATATTAGACACACAGTCATGCAGTAGCAGTAATGtattcatttcagtttagtttccCATttgattcttcttttttttacctgtgtTGAATCTGCGCCAGATACAAGTTCTTGTATGTTGTGTGGGAGGTTGTAGCAGCAGCACTATATGTATCTGCACCAGAGAACCACATAAACATACTATTTACATTTAACTGGTTACTTGTGTAATGTGTGggtgcacacagacacagatacaTGGCATTAAACTCCCACTGGTATAACATACCCATCTGACTGTATGGACGTTTGGTCACACACTCATCGGGGATATCCAGCAGCAGAGCCAGCTCCAGTACAGGAAGTGGGGGTGGTGGAGGTGTGGGTGGGTTAGGATCAGCAGCTAGGTTGGTCCTGCTGCTTACAGCACCATTCCCTTCATCTACAGACCCACCTAGGGCTTTCTCTAGCAGGTGGGCCTGAATGATGTCCACTGGAAAGCCATCCAGGATCCAACCTGACTGAGCTGGAATCTGCCTAGTAAGGAAACAAACAATATTTCACTGGCAAGAGAgtgattgtttgtttattttgaccATGGTAAATATAAAAGTAAGATTGTATAATTCTCTGAATTACTGACTATGTGAAATGAATTGCATATTGCAAAATTAAGATAATACAACTGACTAAATCTCATATGTGCTTACCTGATAGCCTCTACTACGATGTCCACTAAAAGCTCATTAGGGATGGCGTTGCCTTTCCTCAGCTCTTTTTCTGCAGCTGCTCCCTGCATGGCCCGCATAGACAGCTGGATAAGGAACACATGTAACGAGTTAATTATTTCATTCCAAATAATTACACATACattctggaaaaaaatgtttatttctcaACATTTCAAATTATTACATTCTCCCAAAAGTCATTATGTTATCAGCAAAGGAAAGCAACTTTTAATCAGGTTGGTTGGTGACATAAATTGAATACAGGttacattatatataaataaatacaaaatagagTGAGAAGATCACAAACAACACTTACTCTTACGTTGCTGTGTCTATTTTCCTCTTGAGTGTCAAGAtctgaaaaacaatgaaatcaTGAGTGACACATAACAAGAAAAGAACCACACTGTAATTATGTATAGTATAAAACAGCATAGATTAGAATCACGCTGGCCTCAGTGACCCACCAATGGAGGATGTGAACAGTTGCTCGttgtctttctctccctgctGATCTGTGACCTGTATAAGGGAGGTTTTAAAAGCTGAAATGTTTAATGAGGACCTTTTAAGTGTTTTCAGGTTTATACATTTCTGACAATGGCAGGAAAGATTAGTGAGATTTTATGGTCctgaaaaatcattttaaagcaAAATTATGTGACAAGATGAAATAAAAAGGGATACTAGTGATGTTACAATACCGTTATACTGTATCCGACTAACCTCCTCTCCATTCCGGTAAGCATTCAGTGCCTCCTCAATCAGTGTGTCAGCTGATAAGATATAGATGCCATGGGCTAAAGCAGCAAACAACAGACATACTCACCAACAAATAAGCCGTAAAATCTTATtccacatgtttttattttatcgtTTCAGTAATTAAGTGGTGTGAaattgtggttgtggttgtgggtgtgcttgtatttgtgtttggatTACATGCTGTGTACCTTCAGCAAGCTTGGCCAGGCAGGTGGTCTTGCCGGAGCAAAACTTGCCCAGGACACAGGCCTTGAAGGTAAAATCAGGAAATGAAGGTGAGGAGGGTTCCATGATGGGTTGATGAGTAATGTCCCTCAGTCGCCGGACAACATGTCCAAGAATGTTGTTGTTGGTCAGGGGTAGTTTGGTCTCCCCTGCTTCTTCTGGCCATGCCCACTCACCTACCATGCTCTGACAAACATGACATATAGCTTAGACAAAGAGGATCATCCGCATAAAGACAGTTCAGGGCTTCAGTTCAGGGTGTGaggttaaacacacacatacagacatgaTTTAAAAACACACTGCACTTGTGTTTCAGACTCACAGTGTATTCATCATAGTCCTGGTTTTTGAGTATCTCCTGCTTCTCAAGCTCTACAGGGTCTAGTGGGGCAGAGAACTCAAACCCTGGCTGCTGGCCCTTTATCGGCTCATAGAGAGGCAGACCATTGAACAGCAATTCCTTCCACTCTCTCATCTGCTTCTTTGGAATCAGACTGGACATACCAACACAAGAAATGACACAAGGGAAAGCTAGATTTAATGACTGCAAAAACGTAttcaaaacaaatcaaattgtTTCCTAATTGTGCCTGAAAATTATAAATCGAAGCATGAGTAGAGGAGCTGATGTAACAGATATGTAAAACCTAGGTAGCAGGATACATACAAAGTGAATATTGAGCAGGGTTGTGTGGGCAGTGCATATCTGTGGAAATTATGTATTTGATCATGAGAAGAAGCAGACAGGATGTTGACACCTCCTGATTTTATTTGACCACTGGTGCAATATTGGTCatgttttcacatgtttttgacTCCCATCTGAATTAGCACTGCAGCACAATGCTTCAGTTTTTAATacaacattaaataaaacatttcagtcttcagtcagatttcagttttttcaaaactttcataaaatatctttttttttttttatgttttcccactgaaagaaagacaaataatGAAACAATGATGAAAGATAGCAACAAACCAATACTTAAAGGGCATGTTTTGTCAGGACCCCTGCCAACTCCTAGTTTATTTCTTCATCTGCCTGTTTTTGTGCCATATCACTAACTCCCATGTCATTTCAGACTCCCTCCTGACCTGCAATTATCAGTCCTTCAGTAGTTACATACCAGTAGAGTTTCATTCACACTGTGTGCATTAATTAGCTTTCCAGCACTTCTGATTCCTATTTTGCCTGACCTGCCTGTCTGAACCTTTTCCCGTCTGCCTGGTTTTGACCCTTGCCTGCCTTGAACTAAGTAAAGCTGAACTTTCCTGTTACATTGATTTCTTCTGTGTCATGCTTTTGGGTTCTAGTCTGCCACTCATCCagtaataatacatattttctcATATTTCCCTTTTGTTGTTGAACTTTATTTTACCaactctgtctctgtgtctattccttttaaaagagaaaaaaaaatgcctatttttattctgaaaattgAAAAGAAATTCTTGTGTTGTGCTTGAATATGAACTTTGTtcaagcataaataaataaataaaaattgcaGACATAGCAGAGGACTTGTCCTGTCACTCCCTCAGATCATGGAGTGGCCAAAGTCGAAGTGTCATTACAACTACATTACATTCAACTCTAAAATTAGATTGCCTGACTAACTTTTACAAGAATTCCTGATAATATTTGGTAACTACCAAGAGATGCAATTTGTACAACAAATTTTGGAATTTCCACATATTCATTAATTGACTGACCAACAGTCAGTTTTGAAGTTTCAAGCCCAAATACTGTGTGCCTGTTTCTAATGCATCATTAAAAGTAATTGTGTTACGTACTTCCCAGTGAGCAGTCGATATTCTCCGACCTTGGTGGCCAGGTCCACTATCTGCTCCAAAATGTCCTTGCAGCTCTTAAAGTGCTTCTTGTATCTGCTCTTAGCTCGCTCAGCAGCAATCCTGTTACAGAATTTAAGCTCCTTTCTCATCTCTTCGGCACGGTCCAACTTAGCCTGCTGAGCCAAAGCCTGTACCAGGCCCCAGTCAGAAAGATGGAGTGAGTGGAGAAgtcatgacatacagtacatgttccTGCTAATCACCACAGTTGTAAGTAATAAAGGAAGATGAAAGATGTTACATAGGTCATTTATTGTGAAAAACACATGACTAGGTGTTTTCGTAAGAAATAGCCTTATAGAGACACAAACTAACAGACATAATTTTTTTGGAATCAGTACATTACTGATATTGGAGGttgcaggaaaaaaagaaaggatgATTTTAATCTTTGTTACCTACTGTATGACTGATGATAAACAGCAGGTAACAATTAATACAGCTTCCTAGTTTGCCAAAAGACACAACATCAATAATACCCCATTAAAGCTTTCATATGCATCTACATTTAATCGTAAGATTTTCTCCCTAAATCATCTTTCAAAAGAGATCATTTCACTCTTTAGAGTAAATGGCAAATAACCACAGAATCTGAGACTTAATAGTGCAACAATCTGCTCTGGGATTGTCTAACAAATTAGGTTAATAACACCATGACTATACTTCACTACAACATACTGAATATTTAACACTGAATCCATGCTGGACCATGGCTGCATCCTCTATGATGTATTGCTTTATCGAAGTATCTGCCTTCAACTAAATCAGTCATCTACAGTATAGGTGTGATCACTTGAAGGGCATGACAGATAAACATAGATTTGTTTATGTCATGATTTATCCAGTCTTACTTTACTATTTATCTGTCTCTGaagaccctctctctctctctcttcataaTACAAATACCCTGTTGGTACAATCTACCAAAATCccccctttcctctctctccccattAAACACTACTCATACTATCACTGATGCAGCCTAATACAAAGGGACAATAGAAAGGATTACTCTTCTTCCTTATTCATCCTATCTCACCGCCTCACTCTCCAGAGCTTCCTGGAAGTCCTTCTCTCTCCGCTGCTGGTACTGCTGCTCTCTGTACAGGCGGTTCTGCCGGATCACATCCTTCTGCATGCGTATCTGGAGGAGCTGAGTTGCCAAACGCTGCTCCTGCTGAGTCTGACGTGTCAGACGCTTCACCAGCTGCTCCTCTCGCTGTGCCTCCTGCAGGGGGAGGCAGAGGTGGCGGATCAGTTGACTgattttgggttaaaatgactgATGTCAAATAACAAACTGTGAGGTCAAAGATAATATACTgtgtatgatttatttaaaacatgttttccacATGGTTTAAAAAACTAGACGCTTCACCTCTTGAGCCTCATGGGCCTTGAGCTGCTCCACCAGGAATCGGTCTCGTCTTTTCTCCCTCTGCTCGCGAGCTACTGCATTCTCCTCCAGCCTCTGTCGGATATCCTGTATATACTTGCTGTTAGATTGTAATGTCAGCTTAGTTCCACTTCCAAGGACCTCACAACCCTGGCTGCTGCCACCACTGAGAACATCTCCAGGGAAGGACTGATCACTAGGAGTGAAAAGGTTCAAATCACATTTGAAGACGTTGTCCTAATGTATGAGGATGATTATCTCAGGTTGCTGTAAAGCGCCAttcatacaaacatttaaataacataATACTAAATACCGGTAAATACAATATCAATTTAGTGAATGTTTCCTTTTCTCTCACCTTGAAGAGGAAGCAAAACCAGAAGTAACCTGTTTCTTCCTTATCTCAAACTGGgctatttcagtctggactgtCTGTAgacaaaatgaacagaaattgCAATAATAccacagagacaaagacaaacaaacccACGTTACTactttgttgtttgtgtgtgctgtgaGAAACTCAATTAATTGTTGTTGAACTTGTTGTTGGCATGACAATTGCAGTATTGTATAGAGGGTCATCAGTTGAATTAGAATGAATCCCATCCCTGTAAACAATGGCAGGTGTTATGCAATAAAAAGCTATTGGTTTTAAGAAGACCTGGGAACATCTGGCGAACGAGAACAAACACAAAGTTCTCGGGCCTGGATTTCTAAAATTgtgtaaagattttttttttttttaaaggacttCTATCTAAACTTACTGTCAGCAAGCATCAGCCTCTACAAACTCTGTGGACACCACTCTATAGCTGACCCTGTGTCAGCAAGCCAAAATGAaattccctctgtgtgttggtCAATTATCACATCATTATTTAATCTGGATCACACCTGCACTTGTTGTTCTCtgcgttgctgctgctgttgtctcCTCTTTAGGTTGAGCTGTGAAGTGTAGGGAGGTGGCTTGGGCACCTGGACAGTGGTGGACTGACGACACACCCGCAGCTGCAACATAAACAGTTCCTCACTCATTAGCATGAGCTTTGCTTTATTCCATCATCGAGCAGCTGGGGTACAAGTTAAGGTTTTTCACTCAGCACTGGTACTATTAGTAGCATTATAGTAATGTCCAAAACACCAAAATACTGCAAAGAAGTGTAACTTTGAGACTGAGAAACATTGTGTAAAAAGTTGATAAAGCTGTAAACTGTAGACTGCCTTAAAGTCTGgtcatacatttttaattaacttaAATGAATACACTGAAAATGTATCGTAATACTTTCCATGATCTCCAATACCTTCTCAATATTCTTCAT from Sebastes fasciatus isolate fSebFas1 chromosome 6, fSebFas1.pri, whole genome shotgun sequence includes the following:
- the spef2 gene encoding sperm flagellar protein 2 isoform X2; this translates as MSDILCRWLNEELRLSKAVDPQTLAKDFSSGYLIGEVLHKYQLQNDFSLFMKNDNSISRLNNFTRVEPTLQLLGISFDINTAQDLMQEKQGVATRLLYQLYVSLEKKKKAEISGTLMEIMQPAANAGLHKKGHEIYTVRLHQVVKHDAELKLQKISQHYEEKCLQLNDRFVMTHPIHQKRQLQEVQDEKRMKNIEKLRVCRQSTTVQVPKPPPYTSQLNLKRRQQQQQRREQQVQTVQTEIAQFEIRKKQVTSGFASSSSDQSFPGDVLSGGSSQGCEVLGSGTKLTLQSNSKYIQDIRQRLEENAVAREQREKRRDRFLVEQLKAHEAQEEAQREEQLVKRLTRQTQQEQRLATQLLQIRMQKDVIRQNRLYREQQYQQRREKDFQEALESEAALAQQAKLDRAEEMRKELKFCNRIAAERAKSRYKKHFKSCKDILEQIVDLATKVGEYRLLTGNLIPKKQMREWKELLFNGLPLYEPIKGQQPGFEFSAPLDPVELEKQEILKNQDYDEYTSMVGEWAWPEEAGETKLPLTNNNILGHVVRRLRDITHQPIMEPSSPSFPDFTFKACVLGKFCSGKTTCLAKLAEAHGIYILSADTLIEEALNAYRNGEEVTDQQGEKDNEQLFTSSIDLDTQEENRHSNVRLSMRAMQGAAAEKELRKGNAIPNELLVDIVVEAIRQIPAQSGWILDGFPVDIIQAHLLEKALGGSVDEGNGAVSSRTNLAADPNPPTPPPPPLPVLELALLLDIPDECVTKRPYSQMDTYSAAATTSHTTYKNLYLAQIQHRITAFHDTWPKLEKWFGGKQNILVRIDADVDEEELNKRVESVLEHVMMQAMMPPQEAPATLSGEDVVLDSGKAPYSSSSATPRPVDQPQGLTDEAPTDNDLVDGNSRKVSTSPVTNEDSQGGPASSFPGSSSWVYVAESLPPEIPEYLRPRWDAVCDSYVNNIKTVMQQLRSQCTVINHHLFNIREEYKHYLGRPDLKQELVSHWQKDFNSIPDDMREDKETKAELYLRLDELRERLWDISDKRKEEDEKEKAALMGDGWLEEHTAVLVNHHSVLVQVELDRFQDTLCILCVYYSSMYRLPELPSTLVCIPLLGTLEIKDQDESTEPASQSASSQMDDGEDKKKSKIRADSKTKIPLQTEPVKTEPLPHEKLISDYEEALTAISKLSEEAHRGERKDQKERLQEKERAKASASPNKKEKGKQSAKKQRGAPSPSTAPSPAPAYDENLEVRNKIHKECAAALDHEENATKVRIVLVKGHGLVMVHSLQSRAEQTLSSMEKWLTAHYLAEMKSIDQLSEVVRHHIEAGAKLQNELVLECTDFYLNVDCLMVAPLAPPPRPPPLEKPTRSTPTITQLESFHQQLCNVAPSGFMSSSEFSSLLSDIISVNMGRNTLPEPWINKNETQLMEIVSLLTDDYGLIDWRRFLLSAALPWPAPSLSQLLVVLQRFKESDTGHTGYIKEEQYLQTELWFSNESVQPVPEDPFEPLPYDRLANLRKFFFQLFADHSFSPPQLDYVSMLQYFAADPNPRQGFIRALSVVLGQHLKHSLPAHLVKSMPSIDEATELSSSELDGDYKEEETPCASSGSLGEPEVSIPALLAVICHKVNPLPLGCLSQEEHTEQLVQIFRELGYKPEDRVPFSVLSQHLFIQGLMETSTHHQLVNIHNMLLAQHDGGEANTLTVS
- the spef2 gene encoding sperm flagellar protein 2 isoform X1 encodes the protein MSDILCRWLNEELRLSKAVDPQTLAKDFSSGYLIGEVLHKYQLQNDFSLFMKNDNSISRLNNFTRVEPTLQLLGISFDINTAQDLMQEKQGVATRLLYQLYVSLEKKKKAEISGTLMEIMQPAANAGLHKKGHEIYTVRLHQVVKHDAELKLQKISQHYEEKCLQLNDRFVMTHPIHQKRQLQEVQDEKRMKNIEKLRVCRQSTTVQVPKPPPYTSQLNLKRRQQQQQRREQQVQTVQTEIAQFEIRKKQVTSGFASSSSDQSFPGDVLSGGSSQGCEVLGSGTKLTLQSNSKYIQDIRQRLEENAVAREQREKRRDRFLVEQLKAHEAQEEAQREEQLVKRLTRQTQQEQRLATQLLQIRMQKDVIRQNRLYREQQYQQRREKDFQEALESEAALAQQAKLDRAEEMRKELKFCNRIAAERAKSRYKKHFKSCKDILEQIVDLATKVGEYRLLTGNLIPKKQMREWKELLFNGLPLYEPIKGQQPGFEFSAPLDPVELEKQEILKNQDYDEYTSMVGEWAWPEEAGETKLPLTNNNILGHVVRRLRDITHQPIMEPSSPSFPDFTFKACVLGKFCSGKTTCLAKLAEAHGIYILSADTLIEEALNAYRNGEEVTDQQGEKDNEQLFTSSIDLDTQEENRHSNVRLSMRAMQGAAAEKELRKGNAIPNELLVDIVVEAIRQIPAQSGWILDGFPVDIIQAHLLEKALGGSVDEGNGAVSSRTNLAADPNPPTPPPPPLPVLELALLLDIPDECVTKRPYSQMDTYSAAATTSHTTYKNLYLAQIQHRITAFHDTWPKLEKWFGGKQNILVRIDADVDEEELNKRVESVLEHVMMQAMMPPQEAAPATLSGEDVVLDSGKAPYSSSSATPRPVDQPQGLTDEAPTDNDLVDGNSRKVSTSPVTNEDSQGGPASSFPGSSSWVYVAESLPPEIPEYLRPRWDAVCDSYVNNIKTVMQQLRSQCTVINHHLFNIREEYKHYLGRPDLKQELVSHWQKDFNSIPDDMREDKETKAELYLRLDELRERLWDISDKRKEEDEKEKAALMGDGWLEEHTAVLVNHHSVLVQVELDRFQDTLCILCVYYSSMYRLPELPSTLVCIPLLGTLEIKDQDESTEPASQSASSQMDDGEDKKKSKIRADSKTKIPLQTEPVKTEPLPHEKLISDYEEALTAISKLSEEAHRGERKDQKERLQEKERAKASASPNKKEKGKQSAKKQRGAPSPSTAPSPAPAYDENLEVRNKIHKECAAALDHEENATKVRIVLVKGHGLVMVHSLQSRAEQTLSSMEKWLTAHYLAEMKSIDQLSEVVRHHIEAGAKLQNELVLECTDFYLNVDCLMVAPLAPPPRPPPLEKPTRSTPTITQLESFHQQLCNVAPSGFMSSSEFSSLLSDIISVNMGRNTLPEPWINKNETQLMEIVSLLTDDYGLIDWRRFLLSAALPWPAPSLSQLLVVLQRFKESDTGHTGYIKEEQYLQTELWFSNESVQPVPEDPFEPLPYDRLANLRKFFFQLFADHSFSPPQLDYVSMLQYFAADPNPRQGFIRALSVVLGQHLKHSLPAHLVKSMPSIDEATELSSSELDGDYKEEETPCASSGSLGEPEVSIPALLAVICHKVNPLPLGCLSQEEHTEQLVQIFRELGYKPEDRVPFSVLSQHLFIQGLMETSTHHQLVNIHNMLLAQHDGGEANTLTVS